One Anopheles marshallii chromosome 3, idAnoMarsDA_429_01, whole genome shotgun sequence genomic region harbors:
- the LOC128710798 gene encoding serine protease filzig, which yields MATVYHRQRAYAWMLPLLVAILAGIALLTASVNGLSSTGERESRKLFGGYRITPKFCNATRSLLKREPGRRGPTICMFNHECFQRQGEVVGACMDGFLFGTCCELPLTKDTLATDTLMEQINTTEQTAQSSLSSAIASQYEKFGSQISSGGYGEGVVHMEQSASKPDSLETDTSGGYTASSEKIKPLFTKIQNNNYIVNDDLDEDIVLNSISANKYDVASDAVSVYSPSTNKIKTESDEMPASSLGYPSTTESDETHYVQVNKDNVYSAEIPSLLSAYGETSSSEASGTGASAISTETSTDITATGVQQIANQIFQENSQFFDHSDITHPAAETDLLNEHGAVDQSYANPNDFSGVPQASQAVPQPSTPTVKPVKVTYPKPQFKPRPKPTQPSSNESGSSGQYVLVQTISNDTKNDTQAKPTVSMNNIPSIESIILMLNDSNVGPQYETDDANATKASFEASTVPSTYGTASIDYDKYGPTSFYITKPQKTEAPTVTHTTSNVPSTSYVYSPKPTKRPTLAPVVVQATLLTNSAVSYGGSAVPQGEPQPSSTHRPPPTKIIVSSSTSKRPVLITTDTLASSGYYTGPTRPGSTVAISSVQPTKKITTIATKRPIATTIKLPEYIVQSSTLSHQNPSTLANVNYIQIASASDNPSPTVHITPKPVVGLVTSSTWNNNKLGSSVAPSSSRPGFYENTPPVYMSSIADFEDEGYFGSTNRPALDNTVTSTAIYTLVDNNNNKISNFASSTYAPYGPTASYGSTPTYPVANRVPPNQPSMQTYGPPSVVEASTLKNELYTTPDDINNFPPVRNPNLNLTDPTTMSNITKIENGLYGTPASEEDKVNMLVNKIVQTFNGNFEELEQILKERKNLTVTSTAGSLGATTVVGPSSGLSTSDGSTSTSSTTPKPKKKKKRPSGNRKPSNGTTSSSGTSTKKPTAKPTTLADSAVSNGTSVKPSSRPSKKPTKVRRPSNSTKPTTGSKPTTATTLTKPIASDTPSKPAKPSSTKPKPSTSASSGSTAAGSRPKPSTSPKPSSAANTTKKPVRTSTTKRPTRKPSTRPTLADADLTTTQLTTTRKPTKVTKRPTKRPSSTTTTTAAPPEDETIDEEENAVDGEDEEEEEDEDVGEETNETVDQQPAGGRKILCGQRPLMKSGRVVGGKASKFGEWPWQVLVRESTWLGLFTKNKCGGVLITNEYVITAAHCQPGFLASLVAVFGEFDISSDLETKRSVTKNVKRVIVHRQYDAATFENDLAILELENPIHYDVHIVPICMPGDEADFTGRMATVTGWGRLTYGGGVPSVLQEVQVPVIENSVCQEMFHMAGHNKKILPSFVCAGYANGKRDSCEGDSGGPLVLQRPDGRYELVGTVSHGIRCAAPYLPGVYMRTTFYKPWLRSVTGVK from the exons AGAGCCGAAAACTTTTCGGTGGATACCGAATTACGCCAAAGTTCTGCAATGCTACGCGGTCGCTACTAAAACGTGAGCCAGGAAGACGTGGTCCAACGATCTGCATGTTCAATCACGAATGTTTCCAGCGCCAGGGTGAAGTTGTGGGTGCCTGTATGGATGGGTTTCTGTTTGGGACCTGCTGTGAGTTACCCCTCACCAAGGATACCCTTGCCACCGACACACTGATGGAGCAAATCAACACCACCGAGCAGACGGCCCAATCGTCACTTAGTTCGGCTATTGCAAGTCAGTACGAAAAATTCGGCAGTCAGATTTCGAGCGGTGGCTATGGCGAAGGAGTGGTGCATATGGAGCAGAGCGCTTCAAAGCCGGATTCGCTGGAAACCGACACAAGTGGAGGATATACGGCGAGCAGTGAGAAAATAAAGCCACTGTTCACTAAAATCCAGAACAACAATTACATCGTGAATGACGACCTGGACGAGGACATCGTGCTGAACAGCATCAGCGCCAACAAGTACGATGTGGCTAGCGATGCGGTGTCTGTTTATTCGCCCTCCACCAACAAGATTAAAACCGAAAGCGATGAGATGCCTGCATCTTCGCTCGGATATCCTTCCACAACGGAATCGGATGAAACGCACTACGTACAGGTGAACAAGGATAATGTCTACAGCGCGGAGATCCCTTCATTGCTCAGCGCGTACGGTGAAACCAGCTCGAGCGAAGCGAGCGGCACCGGTGCATCCGCCATTTCGACGGAAACGAGCACCGATATTACTGCGACCGGTGTCCAGCAAATTGCCAATCAAATCTTCCAGGAAAACAGCCAGTTCTTCGATCACAGTGACATTACACATCCTGCCGCCGAAACGGATCTCCTGAACGAGCACGGCGCTGTGGACCAGAGCTATGCAAACCCGAATGACTTTTCCGGTGTACCACAGGCATCTCAAGCAGTGCCCCAACCATCCACACCTACGGTAAAGCCTGTCAAGGTGACCTATCCTAAACCTCAGTTTAAACCACGTCCAAAACCAACGCAACCGAGTTCCAATGAATCTGGAAGCAGTGGCCAGTACGTTCTGGTGCAAACAATCTCAAATGACACTAAAAATGACACCCAGGCAAAGCCGACCGTTTCCATGAACAACATACCCTCGATCGAGTCGATCATTCTTATGCTGAACGATTCCAATGTTGGCCCTCAGTACGAAACCGATGATGCGAATGCAACGAAAGCTTCGTTTGAGGCTTCTACCGTCCCGTCCACTTACGGTACGGCTTCGATCGACTACGACAAGTATGGACCGACCAGTTTCTACATCACAAAACCTCAGAAGACTGAGGCACCTACGGTTACTCACACCACAAGCAATGTTCCATCGACGAGCTACGTCTACAGTCCGAAGCCTACAAAGCGGCCAACTTTAGCACCGGTTGTAGTACAGGCCACACTGTTGACTAACAGTGCCGTCTCCTACGGAGGATCTGCTGTTCCGCAAGGTGAACCTCAGCCTTCTTCGACGCATCGACCACCACCGACAAAGATCATAGTATCTTCGAGTACCTCTAAGCGACCTGTGCTCATCACAACCGATACACTTGCTAGCAGTGGCTATTACACAGGTCCGACGAGACCAGGCTCAACTGTGGCCATATCTTCCGTACAACCGACGAAGAAGATCACAACAATCGCCACTAAACGTCCAATTGCCACAACGATCAAGCTTCCAGAGTACATCGTACAATCGTCTACTCTATCCCACCAGAACCCATCGACATTAGCCAACGTCAACTACATTCAGATTGCAAGTGCCTCTGATAATCCTTCGCCTACGGTACACATCACGCCGAAGCCTGTAGTTGGCTTGGTTACGTCTTCCAcgtggaacaacaacaaactggGCTCGTCGGTAGCACCGAGCAGTTCGCGGCCCGGTTTCTACGAGAACACACCGCCCGTGTATATGTCCTCGATTGCTGATTTCGAAGACGAAGGGTACTTCGGATCGACTAACCGTCCGGCCTTAGACAATACTGTTACCTCTACCGCCATCTACACACTAgtggacaacaacaacaacaagatcAGTAACTTCGCGTCCTCCACATACGCTCCGTATGGACCGACAGCTTCATATGGTTCCACTCCAACATACCCGGTCGCAAACCGTGTCCCACCGAATCAACCAAGCATGCAAACGTATGGACCACCGTCTGTTGTAGAGGCATCCACACTCAAGAACGAACTCTACACGACACCTGATGACATCAACAACTTCCCGCCGGTGCGCAATCCTAACCTCAACCTAACGGACCCAACCACCATGTCAAACATTACGAAGATCGAAAACGGGCTTTACGGTACGCCGGCCAGCGAAGAGGATAAGGTAAACATGCTGGTCAACAAGATTGTGCAGACATTCAATGGAAACTTTGAGGAGTTGGAACAGATTCTTAAGGAACGTAAAAACCTAACAGTCACCAGTACGGCTGGATCTCTGGGCGCAACCACTGTGGTGGGTCCTTCATCGGGTTTGTCCACCAGTGACGGATCCACTTCTACCTCCAGTACAACTCCAAAgccgaaaaagaagaagaagcgtCCCAGTGGCAACCGAAAGCCTTCCAACGGCACTACCTCAAGCTCCGGAACCTCGACGAAGAAACCCACCGCTAAACCTACGACACTTGCTGACAGTGCCGTCAGTAACGGAACCTCCGTCAAACCATCGTCTCGCCCTTCGAAGAAACCAACCAAGGTACGACGACCAAGTAACTCCACCAAACCAACCACCGGTTCCAAACCTACCACTGCGACCACGCTCACTAAACCGATCGCCAGCGATACTCCCTCGAAACCGGCTAAACCATCCAGCACGAAACCGAAACCTTCCACATCCGCCAGCAGTGGCAGCACTGCAGCAGGTTCACGCCCAAAGCCTTCCACGTCTCCAAAACCATCGTCCGCTGCCAACACAACCAAGAAACCGGTTCGCACGTCAACTACCAAGCGACCAACGCGTAAACCCAGCACCCGGCCCACACTGGCCGATGCCGACCTGACCACAACCCAGCTGACGACGACGCGCAAACCCACCAAA GTCACGAAGCGCCCCACCAAACGCCCATCCTCGACGacgaccaccaccgccgccccACCGGAAGACGAAACGATCGACGAGGAGGAAAACGCCGTGGACGGTgaggacgaggaggaggaagaggacgaGGACGTTGGTGAGGAGACAAACGAGACGGTGGACCAGCAGCCGGCAGGAGGAAGAAAGATTC TTTGTGGCCAGCGGCCGTTGATGAAGAGTGGACGCGTGGTAGGCGGTAAGGCATCGAAGTTTGGCGAATGGCCCTGGCAGGTGCTTGTACGTGAGTCGACCTGGCTCGGACTTTTCACCAAGAACAAGTGCGGTGGTGTGCTGATCACGAACGAATACGTCATCACTGCTGCTCACTGTCAGCCTGG CTTCCTTGCCTCGTTGGTGGCCGTGTTCGGAGAGTTCGATATCTCCAGCGACCTAGAAACGAAGCGTTCCGTCACGAAGAACGTAAAACGTGTCATCGTCCACCGGCAGTACGATGCAGCCACCTTCGAGAACGATCTGGCCATCCTGGAGCTCGAGAATCCCATCCATTACGACGTTCATATAG TGCCAATCTGTATGCCAGGTGATGAGGCCGACTTTACTGGGCGCATGGCAACCGTGACGGGATGGGGTCGGCTGACCTACGGTGGCGGTGTACCCTCCGTCCTCCAGGAAGTTCAg GTGCCGGTCATCGAGAACAGCGTCTGCCAGGAGATGTTCCACATGGCCGGACACAACAAGAAGATCCTACCATCGTTCGTCTGTGCCGGTTACGCAAACGGCAAGCGAGATTCCTGCGAG GGTGACAGTGGTGGTCCGCTAGTCCTGCAGCGTCCCGATGGCCGGTACGAGCTGGTCGGTACCGTATCCCACGGTATTCGCTGTGCCGCCCCCTATCTGCCCGGAGTCTACATGCGGACGACCTTCTACAAACCCTGGCTACGAAGCGTTACTGGTGTGAAGTAA